The proteins below come from a single Chryseobacterium bernardetii genomic window:
- a CDS encoding RNA polymerase sigma factor, with product MSTGQEKTFIEFFKPNQKLIHKICRIYTNNAEDHEDLFQEITIQLWKSFSGFKGEARFSTWMYRVALNTAITLFRKPQKNNAQAVDIDISSLKMEYESYEDDGDKLQTMYKAIYTLSDVEKALIMMYLEDKPYKEIGEILGITEGNARVKMNRAKNNLKNIINTK from the coding sequence ATGAGCACCGGACAGGAGAAAACATTTATAGAATTTTTTAAGCCCAATCAGAAACTTATCCATAAGATCTGCAGGATATATACAAATAATGCTGAAGATCATGAAGACCTTTTTCAGGAAATCACGATTCAGTTATGGAAGTCCTTTTCCGGTTTTAAAGGAGAGGCCAGGTTTTCTACCTGGATGTATCGTGTAGCGCTTAATACAGCTATTACATTATTCAGGAAACCTCAGAAAAATAATGCCCAAGCGGTTGATATTGATATTTCATCTCTCAAAATGGAATATGAATCTTACGAAGACGATGGGGATAAGCTGCAAACAATGTATAAGGCAATCTACACCTTATCTGATGTGGAAAAAGCCTTAATCATGATGTATCTGGAAGATAAACCTTACAAGGAGATTGGGGAAATCCTGGGAATTACAGAAGGCAACGCAAGGGTAA
- a CDS encoding DUF2147 domain-containing protein, whose translation MKKIMLTFALSLFGVMTFAQIEGKWKTIDDETKQAKSIVEIFKKSDGKYYGKISQLLTKPADPNCTTCKDDRKGKPLLGLEIIRGLKKDSDEFTGGNITDPKTGKTYKCTITRNGDKLNVRGYLGLSLLGRTQVWEKVN comes from the coding sequence ATGAAAAAAATAATGTTAACATTCGCACTTTCTTTATTTGGTGTGATGACGTTTGCCCAGATAGAAGGAAAGTGGAAAACTATAGATGATGAAACCAAACAGGCTAAATCTATTGTGGAGATTTTCAAGAAGTCTGACGGAAAGTATTACGGAAAGATTTCTCAGTTATTAACAAAGCCGGCAGATCCTAACTGTACAACCTGTAAAGATGACAGAAAAGGAAAACCGCTTCTAGGGCTGGAAATCATCAGAGGATTGAAAAAAGACAGTGATGAATTTACCGGAGGTAATATTACAGATCCTAAAACAGGAAAAACTTATAAATGTACCATTACAAGAAACGGAGACAAGCTTAACGTAAGAGGGTATTTGGGATTATCTTTATTAGGTAGAACCCAGGTTTGGGAGAAAGTTAATTAA
- a CDS encoding LTA synthase family protein: protein MKFLKGFRKQEVLALLYRIFLAYVFYQIARLLFWSFNKDLIKVDSVSEYLKLAYHGTAFDTTAILYVNALFILLSLLPLVINTKKGFQKVLFWIYFLTNGVAYGMNFGDFIYYKFSQSRLTSAVFQVAEHETNVSRTLMISVGEHPFVLIWFIVLMGLWIFLYKKVKVDEAKPVQLLPYFLSSIVTLCIAAVLVVGGIRGDFKHSTRPINMVDATRFVTNPLQGNLVLNSTFSFFRTLNTNNFKEVHFVDEKFIEENVQPYKVYDRKVENRPNIVIFIVESFGREYSGAFNKDKNIKDYVSYTPFMDSLATQSLIFPNTFANGRQSIHGMSSVLAGIPSLTDAFTGSPYSNQKIQSIVSVCNDLGYDTSFYHGAPNGSMGFLGFGNILGFKHYFGKTEYNHDEDFDGMWAIWDEPFLQYFAKNVGKKQPFMTTVFTASSHHPFKIPEKYQGKFKKGKIEIHEPIQYTDYAIKKYFETAKKQPWFHNTIFVFTGDHTNQIYYPEYEKAMNRFAVPLVLYSPNPEYHLKGENPEIAQQIDIYPTLADLIGYNKPIRSWGRSLVSEKKYPGIMVNSDGNNEQFIIGNYIYRFDGKDIVGIYQKTDLALEKNLLGQLKNPEAEHGKQIAKAWYQDYMDRVINRKLN from the coding sequence ATGAAATTTTTAAAAGGATTTAGAAAACAGGAAGTTCTGGCACTGCTTTACAGAATTTTTTTAGCCTATGTTTTTTATCAGATCGCAAGACTTTTATTTTGGAGCTTTAATAAAGACCTCATTAAGGTAGACTCTGTTTCAGAGTATCTTAAACTGGCTTATCATGGTACAGCCTTCGATACCACGGCAATTCTGTATGTGAATGCACTATTTATACTGTTAAGCCTTTTACCATTAGTCATCAATACAAAGAAAGGATTTCAGAAAGTGCTTTTCTGGATTTATTTTCTGACGAACGGAGTGGCATATGGTATGAATTTCGGGGATTTTATTTACTATAAGTTTTCCCAGTCAAGGCTTACTTCAGCTGTATTTCAGGTGGCAGAGCATGAAACAAATGTTTCTCGGACGCTGATGATTTCTGTCGGCGAGCATCCTTTTGTATTGATCTGGTTTATTGTTTTAATGGGATTATGGATTTTCCTTTATAAAAAAGTAAAGGTTGATGAAGCAAAGCCGGTTCAGTTACTGCCTTATTTTTTATCTTCCATTGTTACTTTGTGTATTGCCGCCGTTTTGGTGGTAGGTGGAATCAGGGGAGATTTCAAGCATAGTACAAGACCTATCAATATGGTAGATGCCACTCGTTTTGTAACCAATCCATTACAGGGAAATCTGGTACTCAACAGTACTTTCTCATTTTTCAGAACTTTAAATACCAATAACTTCAAGGAAGTTCATTTTGTAGATGAAAAATTTATTGAAGAAAATGTACAGCCTTATAAAGTTTATGACAGGAAGGTGGAAAACCGGCCCAATATTGTTATTTTCATTGTAGAATCTTTTGGTAGGGAATATTCCGGAGCTTTTAATAAGGATAAGAATATTAAAGATTATGTTTCCTATACTCCGTTTATGGACAGCCTGGCAACACAGAGTCTTATTTTTCCTAATACCTTTGCAAACGGAAGGCAGTCTATTCACGGGATGAGCAGCGTTTTGGCCGGAATTCCCAGCCTTACGGATGCTTTTACAGGTTCTCCTTATTCTAATCAGAAAATTCAGTCTATCGTTTCGGTCTGTAATGATCTGGGCTATGATACCTCTTTTTATCATGGGGCTCCAAATGGTTCTATGGGATTTCTTGGATTTGGAAATATTTTAGGATTTAAACATTATTTTGGGAAAACAGAATACAATCATGATGAGGATTTTGACGGTATGTGGGCAATATGGGATGAACCGTTTCTTCAGTATTTTGCTAAAAATGTAGGGAAAAAACAGCCTTTTATGACTACTGTGTTTACAGCCTCTTCTCACCATCCATTTAAAATTCCTGAAAAATATCAGGGGAAATTCAAAAAAGGGAAAATAGAAATACATGAGCCGATACAGTATACGGATTATGCAATCAAAAAATATTTTGAAACTGCTAAAAAACAACCCTGGTTTCATAATACGATTTTTGTTTTCACAGGAGATCATACCAATCAGATCTATTATCCGGAGTATGAAAAAGCAATGAACCGTTTTGCAGTTCCTTTAGTTTTATATTCTCCGAATCCGGAATATCACCTTAAAGGAGAAAACCCGGAGATAGCGCAGCAAATAGATATCTATCCAACACTTGCCGATTTAATTGGGTATAATAAGCCTATCAGAAGCTGGGGAAGAAGCCTGGTGAGCGAAAAGAAATACCCTGGCATCATGGTAAATTCTGACGGGAATAATGAACAGTTTATAATTGGAAATTATATTTATCGTTTTGATGGCAAGGATATTGTGGGAATATACCAGAAAACAGATCTTGCCCTTGAAAAAAATCTGCTTGGACAGTTAAAAAATCCTGAAGCAGAACATGGAAAACAGATCGCAAAAGCATGGTATCAGGATTATATGGATAGGGTGATCAACAGAAAATTAAATTAG
- a CDS encoding CDP-alcohol phosphatidyltransferase family protein, translated as MDFIKNNLANALTLANLFAGCVGAIHLILGDYQTTAICLILSSIFDFFDGFVARALKSNSNLGLQLDSLADMVSFGVIPGITIYKALEPFGTELLGLHFPFEIKYIGLIVTVFSCLRLAIFNLDEEQRYYFKGLNTPTNTVLLFGLYYAFKETGNFSFLFENALLLISLAFLTSWLLISPIKMMAMKFKSKALKDNYPKIVLLIGGIAILAIFRIVGIPLLVIYYMLVSFIFQRQLK; from the coding sequence ATGGATTTTATAAAGAATAATCTGGCTAATGCCTTGACCCTGGCCAATCTGTTTGCAGGCTGTGTGGGTGCAATACATCTTATTTTAGGAGACTATCAAACTACGGCAATATGCCTTATCCTCTCCTCTATTTTCGATTTTTTTGACGGATTTGTAGCCAGAGCCCTAAAATCAAACTCCAATCTGGGACTTCAGCTTGATTCCCTTGCAGATATGGTAAGTTTTGGAGTGATCCCCGGAATTACTATCTATAAAGCTTTAGAACCATTCGGAACAGAGCTTCTTGGGCTTCATTTTCCATTCGAAATTAAATATATAGGATTAATAGTAACTGTCTTCTCTTGTTTAAGACTTGCGATCTTTAATCTTGATGAGGAGCAGAGATATTATTTTAAAGGATTAAACACTCCAACCAATACAGTCCTTCTTTTTGGATTATATTATGCTTTTAAGGAGACCGGAAATTTCAGTTTCCTGTTTGAAAATGCACTGCTGCTTATCAGCCTTGCATTCCTTACTTCATGGCTGCTTATCAGCCCCATCAAAATGATGGCCATGAAGTTTAAATCCAAAGCATTAAAAGACAACTATCCAAAGATTGTACTGTTGATTGGTGGAATTGCCATTCTTGCTATCTTCAGGATTGTAGGAATTCCTTTACTTGTCATCTATTATATGCTGGTATCTTTTATTTTCCAAAGACAATTAAAATAG
- a CDS encoding 3'-5' exonuclease, whose translation MNLKLHKPLCIFDLETTGTNIGKDRIVEICILKVNPDASRESKTWRINPEMPIPKECSEIHGIYDEDVKDAPTFREIASKVMEMITGADLGGFNSNRFDVPLLAEELLRVGMDFDLSKFRLVDAQTIFHKKEPRNLGAAYQFYCGKTLENAHSAEADVMATFEVLDAQVGKYDDIPNEIAPLSEFTFHNKNADLAGFIGYNDKQEEVFNFGKYKGQGVKAVFQKDLGYFGWLQNADFPLYTKKVFTKIQLSSKF comes from the coding sequence ATGAACTTAAAACTCCATAAACCACTTTGTATTTTTGACCTGGAAACTACAGGAACCAACATCGGAAAAGACAGAATTGTTGAAATCTGTATCCTAAAAGTAAATCCTGATGCTTCCAGAGAAAGCAAAACCTGGCGTATTAACCCGGAAATGCCCATTCCAAAAGAGTGCAGTGAAATTCATGGGATATACGATGAGGATGTAAAAGATGCACCTACCTTCAGAGAAATTGCATCTAAAGTTATGGAAATGATTACCGGTGCTGATCTTGGAGGCTTTAACTCAAACAGATTTGACGTTCCTCTTTTAGCTGAAGAATTGTTAAGAGTGGGAATGGATTTTGATCTTAGCAAGTTCAGATTGGTTGATGCACAGACCATCTTCCACAAAAAAGAGCCTAGAAATTTAGGAGCAGCCTATCAGTTTTACTGTGGAAAAACATTGGAAAATGCCCATTCTGCAGAAGCTGATGTAATGGCTACTTTTGAAGTTCTGGACGCGCAGGTGGGGAAATATGATGATATTCCGAATGAAATTGCACCGTTAAGCGAATTCACTTTCCACAATAAAAATGCGGATCTTGCCGGATTTATCGGGTATAATGATAAGCAGGAAGAAGTATTCAACTTCGGAAAATATAAAGGGCAAGGTGTAAAAGCTGTGTTCCAGAAGGATCTTGGGTACTTCGGATGGCTTCAGAATGCTGACTTTCCTCTGTATACCAAGAAAGTATTCACCAAAATTCAACTGTCTAGCAAATTTTAA
- a CDS encoding putative signal transducing protein, which produces MSDLIRFKFYETALEANRDKQILEENGINSFIANEQLIQSDWLLSQAVGGIQLQVFQEDMEKAEQILQDYKDNEQYSLEVEHTIEDPEFDFVCPKCGSNHIYRDDRATSFFGISFLTSHKFVCYYCGNEFTHE; this is translated from the coding sequence ATGTCTGATCTGATTCGCTTTAAATTTTATGAAACAGCCCTGGAAGCTAACAGAGACAAACAGATTCTGGAAGAAAACGGGATCAACAGTTTCATTGCGAATGAACAGCTTATTCAGTCGGATTGGCTGCTATCTCAGGCGGTAGGCGGTATTCAGCTTCAGGTGTTTCAAGAAGATATGGAAAAGGCTGAACAGATCCTGCAGGATTATAAAGATAACGAACAGTATTCATTAGAAGTAGAACACACTATTGAAGACCCGGAATTTGATTTTGTCTGCCCAAAATGTGGTTCCAATCATATCTACAGAGATGACAGGGCTACCAGTTTTTTTGGCATTTCATTTCTCACGAGCCATAAGTTTGTATGCTATTACTGCGGAAATGAATTCACGCACGAGTAA
- a CDS encoding fumarylacetoacetate hydrolase family protein, which yields MKIICIGRNYSEHAKELGNEVPENPVIFMKPDTAVLKGNDFYIPEFSNDIHYELEVVLKVSKGGKYIQKETAHKHYDELSLGIDFTARDLQSELKSKGLPWELAKGFDGSAVVGNFFKKENFDLNNLSFSLLKNREKVQDGNTKDMLFHFDDIIAFASQYFTLRVGDLIYTGTPKGVGKVEENDILEAYLGEEKLLDIRIL from the coding sequence ATGAAGATCATCTGCATAGGAAGAAATTACAGCGAACACGCTAAAGAATTAGGAAACGAAGTTCCGGAGAACCCTGTTATTTTCATGAAGCCGGATACGGCGGTTTTAAAGGGAAATGATTTTTATATCCCGGAATTCTCCAATGATATTCATTACGAGCTGGAAGTGGTGCTGAAAGTATCTAAAGGGGGAAAATATATTCAGAAAGAAACCGCTCACAAACATTATGATGAGCTGAGCTTAGGGATTGATTTTACGGCCAGAGACCTTCAGAGTGAATTAAAGTCAAAAGGATTGCCATGGGAACTGGCTAAAGGGTTTGACGGTTCTGCTGTGGTAGGGAATTTCTTTAAAAAGGAGAACTTTGATCTTAACAATCTGTCTTTTTCTCTCCTGAAAAACAGAGAAAAGGTTCAGGACGGAAATACTAAAGATATGCTTTTCCATTTTGATGATATTATTGCCTTTGCATCTCAATATTTCACGTTAAGAGTAGGAGACCTTATCTATACAGGTACTCCAAAAGGAGTTGGAAAAGTAGAGGAAAATGATATTCTGGAAGCCTACCTTGGGGAAGAAAAACTACTTGATATCCGAATATTATAA
- a CDS encoding universal stress protein: MINIVLPVDFGDKTDQLVDGAIKFAKQLNGRIYLIHVAPSDIGFAIGDMGFQYFPEVEANEIREELVQLNKLEQRIIAHDVDCEHLLKQGLAKDIILEYAKAKNADYIVMGSHGRSGIYDVFVGSLTKGLTKSSNIPVLVLPIHD, translated from the coding sequence ATGATAAATATTGTATTACCCGTAGATTTTGGGGATAAGACAGACCAATTGGTGGACGGTGCCATAAAATTTGCAAAACAGCTTAATGGCAGAATTTACCTGATCCATGTTGCACCATCAGATATCGGATTTGCGATTGGTGATATGGGATTTCAATATTTTCCGGAAGTGGAAGCCAATGAAATCAGGGAAGAATTGGTTCAGCTTAATAAACTTGAGCAAAGAATCATTGCCCATGATGTCGATTGTGAGCATCTTTTAAAACAAGGGCTGGCAAAAGATATTATCCTTGAGTATGCCAAAGCAAAGAATGCTGATTATATTGTAATGGGATCACATGGAAGAAGCGGAATTTATGATGTGTTTGTAGGAAGTCTTACCAAAGGACTTACAAAAAGCTCGAATATCCCGGTTTTGGTACTTCCTATTCACGACTAA
- a CDS encoding DUF6341 family protein, translated as MTSFFLFLSKVFKWSFGFFDAFGNVLNWILFIVCCVLFTYWCYVLVVTLGGDKDKDYYSPTEGKHPYYDPNIYKKEG; from the coding sequence ATGACGTCTTTCTTTCTATTCTTAAGCAAAGTTTTCAAATGGAGTTTCGGATTCTTTGATGCTTTTGGAAATGTTTTAAACTGGATTCTATTTATAGTTTGCTGTGTATTATTTACTTACTGGTGCTACGTGCTGGTTGTAACGCTAGGTGGCGATAAAGATAAAGACTATTATTCTCCAACGGAAGGTAAGCATCCTTACTACGATCCGAATATCTATAAAAAAGAAGGTTAA
- a CDS encoding DUF6427 family protein, giving the protein MFKLLSKESNIFSIPVYIGCLLLVVVIFNILNFNTYEAIIAGITFLGIALGYFCFHSVALNYQTHLPLFLYTFFIFGLYPGNLDIGIAVALLTNSFLILLLTSADEDIRKKSYVLVGAIVALNFIFLPTTWPMAVFVIIHVIATSAKIGLNLFRFLLGIILIAFSYFSVMYFVQFTSWNIDYFPFGRMKPVTDYTELFPLIPVVLMLIYAVYDHFQNYNKKSPISRYKYTFLLVFSLAQLITIILYMNKSYEYLLLLAFPSSIILSRMMRFLPKYWMQEASLWLIILSLLTFKAGTYFDLF; this is encoded by the coding sequence ATGTTTAAATTACTTTCAAAAGAAAGCAATATTTTTTCAATTCCTGTTTATATTGGTTGTCTTCTTTTAGTAGTCGTAATATTTAACATACTGAATTTCAATACTTACGAAGCGATTATTGCCGGAATTACGTTTCTGGGAATTGCTTTGGGATATTTTTGTTTCCACAGTGTTGCCCTTAATTATCAGACCCATCTTCCGTTATTTTTATATACGTTCTTTATTTTTGGGCTGTATCCCGGTAATTTAGACATAGGAATTGCGGTTGCACTGCTAACGAACTCCTTCCTGATCCTACTCTTAACCAGTGCGGATGAGGATATAAGGAAGAAATCTTATGTTCTGGTGGGAGCCATTGTTGCCTTAAACTTTATCTTTCTACCAACCACCTGGCCTATGGCTGTTTTTGTAATTATCCACGTAATTGCTACTTCTGCCAAAATAGGCTTAAATCTTTTCAGGTTCCTTCTGGGGATTATACTGATTGCATTCAGTTACTTTTCTGTGATGTACTTTGTTCAGTTCACTTCATGGAATATTGATTATTTTCCATTTGGAAGGATGAAGCCAGTAACGGATTATACAGAGCTGTTTCCTTTAATCCCAGTAGTACTGATGCTTATTTATGCCGTATATGACCACTTTCAAAACTATAATAAGAAAAGCCCGATAAGCAGATATAAATATACTTTTCTGCTGGTCTTTTCCCTGGCTCAGCTTATTACCATCATTCTATATATGAATAAAAGCTATGAATATTTGTTGCTTCTGGCATTTCCTTCAAGTATTATTCTGAGCAGAATGATGAGATTCTTACCCAAATATTGGATGCAGGAGGCCAGCTTATGGCTTATTATTTTAAGTTTACTTACCTTTAAAGCAGGTACGTATTTTGATTTATTTTAG
- a CDS encoding DUF3109 family protein, whose product MIQIDDKLISEEIFSEEFVCNLTKCKGACCVEGDVGAPLDKNELEILDGIFDKIKPYLTPEGIKALEEQGTWTTDPHDGMYVTPMVENRECAYVTFDDKGITKCGIEKAYEDGAVDWQKPISCHLYPIRVTEYSSFTALNYHEWNVCSDACTLGKELQVPVYKFLKTPLIRKYGEEFYNVLSGAADEWKKEYGS is encoded by the coding sequence ATGATTCAGATAGACGATAAATTGATTTCTGAGGAAATCTTTTCCGAAGAATTTGTGTGCAACCTTACCAAATGTAAGGGGGCATGTTGTGTGGAAGGTGATGTTGGAGCTCCACTGGACAAAAACGAGCTTGAAATACTGGACGGTATTTTTGACAAAATTAAACCTTATCTTACTCCCGAAGGCATTAAAGCACTTGAAGAGCAAGGTACCTGGACTACCGATCCACACGACGGAATGTATGTTACTCCCATGGTAGAAAACCGTGAATGTGCTTATGTAACTTTTGATGACAAAGGAATTACGAAATGTGGTATTGAAAAAGCATATGAAGATGGTGCTGTAGACTGGCAGAAACCTATTTCCTGCCACTTATACCCTATCCGTGTTACGGAATACTCTTCATTTACAGCTTTAAATTATCATGAATGGAATGTATGCAGCGATGCCTGTACGCTTGGAAAAGAGCTTCAGGTTCCTGTTTATAAATTCCTGAAAACACCATTGATCAGAAAGTATGGTGAAGAATTTTATAATGTTCTGAGCGGAGCTGCCGATGAGTGGAAGAAAGAATATGGTTCTTAA
- a CDS encoding trigger factor, whose translation MKVTAQNHDDVSALLTVTLEKSDYKEKVEKQLINYAKNAQVPGFRKGKVPLSMVKKQYEAGIAFEEINRQVSDALNNYVNENKLRLVGQPIPQPVNEFDYNADQLEVAFEVGYEPAFTIDLAKYEAPHYKVEASEKEISKSIENMQKRFAEQVPQDKITKDSYIALEVSQVVEEDAEGEHHHHPKNITITAENKEAFKLVKALKMDGSVKVTKETLAGDEELAKELGFSKEEVEHLHHNEIEVKVKDFYSLNLAELNQDLFDKVYGEGNIKSEEELKEKVKAELDEYFQQNADVHFVNKVLEQVTEKEEVALPETFLVKWLMFSNQNIQSEEQAKEILEAEKNQLRYQIIEGKLMTDNEINLDYADVLAQAEQLVKNQLAIYGIHHLGDEEIQKYAVEMLKDQEQVRQISSEVAMAKLKDVILEKASKKETKISHDEFLEELKK comes from the coding sequence ATGAAGGTTACCGCACAAAACCATGATGATGTAAGTGCATTACTTACAGTGACATTGGAAAAATCTGACTACAAAGAAAAAGTAGAGAAGCAATTGATTAATTATGCTAAAAATGCGCAAGTTCCTGGATTCAGAAAAGGGAAAGTGCCTTTGAGTATGGTTAAAAAACAATATGAAGCAGGAATTGCATTTGAAGAAATCAACAGACAGGTTTCTGATGCTTTGAACAATTATGTTAACGAAAACAAGTTAAGATTAGTTGGTCAGCCTATTCCTCAGCCAGTAAACGAATTCGATTACAATGCTGATCAGCTGGAAGTTGCTTTCGAAGTAGGATATGAGCCTGCATTTACTATAGATTTAGCTAAATATGAAGCGCCTCACTACAAAGTTGAAGCTTCTGAAAAAGAAATCAGCAAGAGCATTGAAAACATGCAGAAGCGTTTCGCTGAGCAGGTTCCTCAAGATAAAATCACTAAAGATTCTTACATCGCTTTAGAAGTTTCTCAGGTTGTGGAAGAAGATGCTGAAGGAGAGCACCACCACCACCCAAAAAACATTACCATTACAGCTGAAAATAAAGAAGCTTTCAAATTGGTAAAAGCTTTGAAAATGGATGGATCTGTAAAAGTAACTAAAGAAACTCTTGCAGGGGATGAAGAATTGGCTAAAGAATTAGGATTCAGCAAAGAAGAAGTAGAACACCTACACCACAATGAAATTGAAGTAAAAGTAAAAGACTTCTATTCATTAAACTTAGCTGAACTTAACCAGGATTTATTCGACAAAGTATACGGAGAAGGAAACATCAAGTCTGAAGAAGAGCTTAAAGAAAAAGTTAAAGCTGAATTAGATGAGTATTTCCAGCAAAATGCTGACGTTCACTTCGTGAATAAAGTATTGGAGCAGGTTACTGAAAAAGAAGAAGTAGCGCTTCCTGAAACTTTCTTGGTAAAATGGTTAATGTTCTCTAACCAGAACATCCAGTCTGAAGAGCAGGCTAAAGAAATCCTTGAAGCTGAGAAAAACCAATTGAGATACCAGATCATCGAAGGTAAATTGATGACTGATAACGAAATCAACCTTGACTATGCTGATGTATTGGCACAGGCTGAGCAATTGGTGAAAAATCAATTGGCAATCTACGGAATCCACCACTTAGGAGATGAGGAGATCCAGAAATATGCTGTTGAAATGTTGAAAGATCAGGAGCAGGTAAGACAAATCTCTTCTGAAGTAGCTATGGCTAAATTAAAAGATGTAATTCTTGAAAAAGCCAGCAAAAAAGAAACTAAAATTTCTCACGACGAATTTTTAGAAGAGCTTAAAAAATAA